Genomic DNA from Mesorhizobium sp. 131-2-1:
ACGAGCAACCGACTCAGCAGATGCGCAGCTTCGTGGCCGACCGGTTGGCGGGCTCGAAGGTGCCGCAGCGGATCGTTGTGGTGGATGAGCTCCCCGTCGATCCCAGCGGAAAGCTCAATCGAAAGCATCTGGCCCAGGCACTGAATCTGGATCTAAGGGAGACTCAACCCGATGCGTCGCGGACGGGCAGGGCGACCGTCCGGACCGCCAGCGAGCGCCGTGTCGCGGCGATCTTCGCCGAGGTGTTGGGGATCGAACCATCCGGCATCCACGACGACTTCTTCGACATGGGCGGTCATTCGCTGACCGCTATGCAGGTTCTCGCTCGATTGCGGGAGATATTCCGCGTCCAATTGCCGATCGATTGCATGTTCGAGCGCCCGACCATTGCGCGACTTGCGGAGCGCATCGGCGAGCAGATGGCCAACCTCGTCGCGGATGGCAGCGCACGGCTGGAGCTGGGATCGGGACCGGCCTCCGAACCGCCCGCGACGCGCATCCCCCGGCGCCAGGAAGGCACGGCGGCACCACTCTCATCGGTCCAGCAGCGCATTTATTTTCTCGACCGGATGGGCGCCGGCGGTGCCTACAACATGTCGGCCTCGCTGTGGCTGAAAGGCACAATCGACGAGCGCGCATTGGCGTTGGCCCTCGACGAGATTCGCAGGCGTCACGACATCTTGCGCACGACGTTTCACATGCGCGACGGCGGGCCTGTCCAGGAGGTCTCCGAATTTCAGGAAACCGGGCTCACAGCCATCGATCTCGCCGCGCATCCCGCAACCGCGCGCACCGCCGAGGCAATGCGCCTCGCCACCGAGGACGCAGCCGAACCGTTCGACCTGGCGCATGGCCCACTGTTTCGTGTCAGGCTGATCCGGCTGACATCCGACGAGCACATCCTGCTCCTGACAATGCACCATATCGTTTCCGACGGCTGGTCGATCGGCGTCCTCCATGCCGAGCTGAAGCAACTGTACGAAGCGTTCCATGCCAACAGGGCGTCGCCTCTCGCGGACCTGCCGCTTCAATACGGCGATTTCGCAGCCTGGCAGCAGCGCGGTATCGAGGTCGGGGAGCTCGAGCGCCAGACCGGCTACTGGATCCGCCGGCTCGAGGGGCTTCCAGCGGCCTTCACGCTTCCGGCGAACCGCCGCCGCCCGGCCATCCAATCCTATCGCGGCGGCACTGTTGAGGTTCTGATCGACCCTCAGACGACGGATCGATTGAAAGCGCTCAGTCGAAGCCGGGACATCACTTTGTTCATGACGCTTCTGGCAGCCTTCAAGACATTGCTCTTCCGCTACAACGGGCAAGAGGATTGCGTCGTCGGCGCGCCGATCGCAAACCGCCCGAGGAAGGAGCTGGAGCCGCTGATCGGGTTCTTCGCCAACACGCTGGTTCTGCGGACGCAGCTTGCTGGCGACCCGTCATTTCTGGACTTGCTCGGCCGCATCCGGTCGACGGCGCTGGACGCCTACGCGCACCAGGATGTTGCGCTCGAACGCATCGTGGAGCGGCTGAAGATCCAGCGCGATCCCGGCCGCACGCCACTGTTCCAGGTCATGTTCGCGTTTCAGAACGTTCCGGAGTTGCCCGGCACGGTCTCGCCCGCGTGGCCGGCAACCGACCACGTCGCGGGACCTTCCTTCGATCTCGCGCAGGGTCTCTCCGCCCGGCCGCTTCGCATCGACAACGCGGTAGCGAAGTTCGATCTCACTTTGTACCTGTCCGAAATCCCGGAAGGGATGCGCTCGACCTGGCAATTCAATGCCGATTTGTACGAGCCGGCCGCCATCGAACGGCTGGCACGGCACTTCCAGACTTTGCTCGAAGGTGTATCGAGCAATCCCGGGCAGAAGTTGTCGGAATTGCCACTGTTGTCCGAGGCCGAGCGTCGCCAGATCGAAATCGACTGGAACCGTACCGAAGCCGCAGACCTGCTGGGGCAAGACTACGTCCGGCTGTTCGAAGCGCAGGCCGAGCGGACCGCCGATGCCGCTGCCGTGCTTGGCCAGGACCGGCAGTTCACCTACCGCGAACTCAATGAGCGGGCCAACCGGTTCGCGCGATATTTCCGCAGGCGCGGCGTTGCCCGCGAGACATTGACAGCGATCTGTTTGCCGAGGTCGGCCGAGATGCTGGCGGTGCTGCTGGGCGTGTGGAAGGCCGGCGGTGCGTTTCTGCCTCTCGACCCCGAACATCCGTCCGAGCGCATTGCCTTCATGCTGCGTGATGCCGGTGCGAGCCTGCTCGTCACAGAGACATCGCTGCTGCCGAAATTCCCTTCCGCGCTCTGGTCGGCGGCGATCGACCGCGGCGGCCGCGACCGGACCATCTGCATCGACGCCAGTGAGGCCTCGATAGCGCAGGAGGACACTCGCAACATTGGCATCATCCGCGCGCCCGACGCGCTTGCCTACGTGATCTACACGTCGGGCTCCACGGGCACGCCCAAGGGGGCGATGATCACGCAGGCGAATGTCGGCCACTATGCGCAAGCGATGGCCCGCGCGCTCGATATCCGTGCGAGCGACATCTATCTGCACACCGCCTCGTTCGCTTTCTCCTCGTCGATACGGCAGTTCGTCGTTCCGCTTTCTTGCGGCGCAGCCGTGGCGGTTGCGTCAGCCGATGAACTCCGCGACCCACGCCTGCTGTTCGAGACGGTAAGTCGTCGGCGCGTATCGGTGCTGGACCTTGTTCCGTCCTTCTCGGCCGGCTGCCTGCACGCCCTTATGTCGCTCGATCAATCCGAGCGGGCAAGGCTGCTCGACAATCAGCTGCGGCTCATGCTGTCTGCCAGCGAGCCCTTGCCCGGCGTCTTGATCGAAAAATGGCGGCGCCTCTGCAAGCCCGCGACAAAATTCATCAACATGTTCGGCCAGACCGAGACGACAGGGATCGTGACGATCCATCCCGTTCCGGCCGAGGGCGACGCAGCGGCAGTCGTCGCGATCGGCCGGCCGATCGCCAATACGCAGGCCTATGTGCTGGACGCATCCCGCCGCCTGGTTCCGGTCGGCACTCGCGGCGAGTTGCACGTCGGCGGCGCCGGCATAGGAGCCGGCTACATCAATCATCCGGAGGAAACCGCGAAGGGCTTCGTCCCCAATCCGTTCAGCCCGAATGACGGCGGGCGGCTGCATCGAACCGGCGATCTGGCGCGATACCGACCTGACGGGACGATCGAAATTCTCGGCCGCGCCGACGAACAGGTCAAGATTCGCGGCTTCCGCATTGAGCCGGGTGAGATCGAGGCTGCGATCCACACCTACCACGAAGTGCGCGAGTGCGTCGTCGGCGTGGTGGAGGACGCTGGCGAAGACGATGATATCGGCGATCGCAAACGACTGGTGGCCTTCGTCGCTGTCGACGAAGCGCATGATGATGAAGCGCCCGCCCTTGCCAGGCGCCTGCGCGAATATCTGAAACAGCGGCTCCCGGAATACATGCTGCCGCAACGCATCGTCACGCTGCCGTACCTGCCCCGCTCGCCAAACGGCAAGATCGACCGGCTAGCGCTGCTCGCCAAGGAGCCGCGGACGCCGGCTCGGTCAAATGTCGTGACGCACCCATCGAGCCGGGTCGATCCGCGCGCGGCTGCGCCAACCGACGCCGAGACGATCCTGAGCGAGGTCTGGAAAAAGGTGTTGCGGCTCGATGAGGTTGGGCTCCACGACAACTTCTTCGACCTGGGCGGCAATTCCATCCTGAGCATCAGTGTTGTTGCCGAAGCCAGCAAGGCCGGTCTGCATGTCGATCTGCGTCAGCTCTATCAGCATCAGACGATCACCGATCTGGCTCGCGCGGTCGCACAGGCGCGGCATGATACCGGGCTCACCGTCGCGGCCGCACCGGCATCGAGCGGAAACGGCTCGAAAATCCTGGTGACGATCGAAAGCCTTCGCGCGTATGGCCGCCAAGCGCTGACACAGGCTGGACTGGGCTCCGAGGGCGCGGAAATCGTCACCGAAGTGCAGCTCGAGGCAAGCATGCGCGGCCAGCCGACGCACGACATGGTCAGCATTCCGCGCTATGCCGTGCGCATCGCAACGGGCAAGATTAACGCCCGTCCGCACATCCGGATCGAGCGCGAAACCGACACCTTCGCGCGGATCGATGGCGACAACGGTCCGGGCCAATGGGTCAGCTCGGTGGCAATGGACCTTGCCATACAAAAGGCAAGCAGTCACGGCGTCGGAATTGTCGGCGTGCGCCGCTCCAACCATTTTGGCGCCGCCGGTCACTATGTCTGGCAGGCTGCGAAGAATGGTCTCATCGGGCTCTGCACCACCAACGGACCGCTGATCCTGGCGCCGACGGGCGGCGTCACGCCGACATTCGGCAACAATCCGCTCGGCGTCGGCATTCCGGCAGGGCGGCATTTCCCTATCCTTCTCGATGTGGCCATGAGCGTTGCGCCTCGCGGCAAGATCGGCCTGTCGGTAGCGGAAGGCAGCCCGTTGCCGCCGGGCTGGATTCTTGACCGGTCGGGGCGTCCTTCGACCGACCTCGGCGATCTTGCCGCAGGGCTCGGCGTGCCGATCGGCGGACACAAGGGCTACGGCCTGGCCCTGGTGATGGAGGTGCTTGCCGGCGTGCTCAGCGGCGCGGGCTTTGGCAACGACCACCATCAGGACAGATTGCGCAACAGCGGCCAGGCGCCCGACTACGGCCATTTCTTCATGGCGCTCGATCCGCAGCAATTCACGCCGGCGACAGACTTCACCCAGCGCGTCGATCGCCTGATCGAGCAGACCAGGAACGGGGAACGCGCCGAAGGCGCCAGCGAGATCCTGATCCCCGGCGAAATGGAATTGCGCGCCCGCGAGGAGAGCCTGAGGGAAGGTGTGCGGTTGCGCTCCTCGACCTACAGGGCACTCCTCGACTATGGCCGCAAGGCAAAGCTCGAGGCCGAGTTGGACGTCGTAGTGGAAAACCAGCTTGCAGAGGGCCATGGCTGAGCACTCGCACGATC
This window encodes:
- a CDS encoding non-ribosomal peptide synthetase, which codes for MDTIRGQVDRHAGDNSHAVAVEAAGRPPLTYEGLARQIRHVGETLALAGVGPSDRVALVLPQGAEAAVAIVAVAANAACAPLNPALPLYELEQQLTALRAQILIVPHGWGSPLLALATSLNMRTLQLLPEPGSAAGSFSLTGAGGPRRDDRPVAAADDVALLLFTSGTSARPKLVPLTQRNLCVSARNICAAVDLRHTDRCLGVMPLFHIHGVSCLLASLSSGGSYIDMDGFSADRFFNCLRELRPSWYSASPAIHRTVLDQIHLYREDPRQSGLRFIRSASASMPPQLITDTENAFGAPFVEAYGMTEAAPQIASNGLPPFQRKPGSVGKAAGPEIAIMDETGRLLPAGENGEVAIRGANIMHGYDDDPVANQAAFIDGWLRTGDMGHLDADGYLFVTGRLKDMINRGGEKISPRLVEQVLLDHPAIEQAVVFGVPHRVLGETVAAAVVLKPGHEQPTQQMRSFVADRLAGSKVPQRIVVVDELPVDPSGKLNRKHLAQALNLDLRETQPDASRTGRATVRTASERRVAAIFAEVLGIEPSGIHDDFFDMGGHSLTAMQVLARLREIFRVQLPIDCMFERPTIARLAERIGEQMANLVADGSARLELGSGPASEPPATRIPRRQEGTAAPLSSVQQRIYFLDRMGAGGAYNMSASLWLKGTIDERALALALDEIRRRHDILRTTFHMRDGGPVQEVSEFQETGLTAIDLAAHPATARTAEAMRLATEDAAEPFDLAHGPLFRVRLIRLTSDEHILLLTMHHIVSDGWSIGVLHAELKQLYEAFHANRASPLADLPLQYGDFAAWQQRGIEVGELERQTGYWIRRLEGLPAAFTLPANRRRPAIQSYRGGTVEVLIDPQTTDRLKALSRSRDITLFMTLLAAFKTLLFRYNGQEDCVVGAPIANRPRKELEPLIGFFANTLVLRTQLAGDPSFLDLLGRIRSTALDAYAHQDVALERIVERLKIQRDPGRTPLFQVMFAFQNVPELPGTVSPAWPATDHVAGPSFDLAQGLSARPLRIDNAVAKFDLTLYLSEIPEGMRSTWQFNADLYEPAAIERLARHFQTLLEGVSSNPGQKLSELPLLSEAERRQIEIDWNRTEAADLLGQDYVRLFEAQAERTADAAAVLGQDRQFTYRELNERANRFARYFRRRGVARETLTAICLPRSAEMLAVLLGVWKAGGAFLPLDPEHPSERIAFMLRDAGASLLVTETSLLPKFPSALWSAAIDRGGRDRTICIDASEASIAQEDTRNIGIIRAPDALAYVIYTSGSTGTPKGAMITQANVGHYAQAMARALDIRASDIYLHTASFAFSSSIRQFVVPLSCGAAVAVASADELRDPRLLFETVSRRRVSVLDLVPSFSAGCLHALMSLDQSERARLLDNQLRLMLSASEPLPGVLIEKWRRLCKPATKFINMFGQTETTGIVTIHPVPAEGDAAAVVAIGRPIANTQAYVLDASRRLVPVGTRGELHVGGAGIGAGYINHPEETAKGFVPNPFSPNDGGRLHRTGDLARYRPDGTIEILGRADEQVKIRGFRIEPGEIEAAIHTYHEVRECVVGVVEDAGEDDDIGDRKRLVAFVAVDEAHDDEAPALARRLREYLKQRLPEYMLPQRIVTLPYLPRSPNGKIDRLALLAKEPRTPARSNVVTHPSSRVDPRAAAPTDAETILSEVWKKVLRLDEVGLHDNFFDLGGNSILSISVVAEASKAGLHVDLRQLYQHQTITDLARAVAQARHDTGLTVAAAPASSGNGSKILVTIESLRAYGRQALTQAGLGSEGAEIVTEVQLEASMRGQPTHDMVSIPRYAVRIATGKINARPHIRIERETDTFARIDGDNGPGQWVSSVAMDLAIQKASSHGVGIVGVRRSNHFGAAGHYVWQAAKNGLIGLCTTNGPLILAPTGGVTPTFGNNPLGVGIPAGRHFPILLDVAMSVAPRGKIGLSVAEGSPLPPGWILDRSGRPSTDLGDLAAGLGVPIGGHKGYGLALVMEVLAGVLSGAGFGNDHHQDRLRNSGQAPDYGHFFMALDPQQFTPATDFTQRVDRLIEQTRNGERAEGASEILIPGEMELRAREESLREGVRLRSSTYRALLDYGRKAKLEAELDVVVENQLAEGHG